In Stieleria varia, one genomic interval encodes:
- a CDS encoding IS66 family transposase, whose protein sequence is MNRIEQLERQNAILREQNEKFASDAKLLLEEVAKLGDEKQKLIKKNEAISDELRKSRDQLEALIRRLFGRQSERFDDVDQLKFEFATPEQAADAREGIEQACDENNNTGKSKPKPRRRKRNERFPESLERKQVLIDLSDEEKEGLTRIGEDIVETAHYRRPIVYILQKIYPKYVRSGEPDAGVMQMPRPESLIAGDRYDTSFAAEIIAAKFSYHLPIYRQEDLFAGCGITISRSSLLNIQEAAAKLIRPFAAYLADLVRTDHCIGSDDTGVLLLLPKDIPKIDEDDPKSRRAAEVIAKAKEENAKSVRAKMWAYRGVSVPINVFDFTVSRHRDGPDVFLIDRDYEGTLLGDCYGANTGIHMRSNGLVVHAACVAHARRKAEYALGNHREHATALLKCFNRLYDLEDQCRHMDWDARFAFRQEHAAPVWALLRSYLENEMSKVSTKEKIGEAKGYLLNQWDGLVKYLGDGRIPIDNNECEQLMKQVALGRKNWLFIGSVAAGYRTADLMTLCSSAIRNDLDVYAYIKDVLDTLLSGSADYASLRPDAWAKSHPESVRHYRAEERRQRNARRDRARLNRRLSQSESE, encoded by the coding sequence ATGAACCGAATCGAGCAACTTGAGCGACAAAACGCCATCCTTCGCGAGCAGAACGAGAAGTTCGCAAGTGACGCCAAGCTGTTACTTGAAGAAGTTGCCAAGCTGGGCGACGAGAAGCAAAAGCTGATCAAAAAGAACGAAGCGATCAGTGATGAACTTCGTAAATCTCGCGACCAGCTCGAAGCCCTGATCCGCCGTCTGTTTGGTCGCCAAAGCGAACGCTTCGACGATGTCGACCAGCTCAAGTTTGAGTTTGCCACACCCGAACAAGCTGCTGACGCGCGAGAAGGTATCGAGCAAGCATGCGATGAAAACAACAACACTGGCAAATCAAAACCCAAGCCACGCCGGCGGAAACGTAACGAGCGATTCCCCGAGAGCTTAGAGCGAAAGCAAGTCCTGATCGACTTGTCCGACGAAGAGAAGGAAGGCCTGACGCGAATCGGCGAAGACATCGTCGAGACGGCTCACTATCGTCGCCCAATCGTTTACATCTTGCAGAAGATCTATCCCAAGTACGTCCGCAGCGGTGAACCTGATGCAGGCGTGATGCAGATGCCACGTCCCGAATCGTTGATCGCTGGCGATCGCTACGACACCTCCTTCGCCGCAGAAATCATAGCCGCGAAGTTCAGTTATCACTTGCCGATTTATCGCCAAGAGGATCTGTTTGCTGGTTGCGGGATCACGATTTCTCGCAGTTCATTATTGAACATCCAAGAAGCAGCGGCGAAGTTGATTCGTCCGTTTGCTGCCTATCTGGCCGATTTGGTTCGCACCGATCATTGCATCGGCAGTGATGACACGGGCGTGTTGTTACTGCTTCCCAAAGACATCCCCAAGATTGACGAAGACGACCCCAAGAGCCGCAGGGCTGCGGAGGTGATTGCGAAAGCCAAAGAGGAGAACGCCAAGAGTGTTCGAGCCAAGATGTGGGCCTATCGCGGGGTGAGTGTTCCGATCAACGTGTTTGACTTCACGGTAAGTCGACATCGGGACGGGCCAGACGTGTTCTTGATTGATCGCGATTACGAAGGCACGTTACTTGGCGATTGCTACGGCGCGAACACTGGGATTCACATGCGTTCCAACGGCTTGGTTGTCCATGCCGCATGCGTTGCCCATGCGCGACGCAAGGCGGAGTATGCGTTAGGTAATCATCGTGAGCATGCGACCGCGTTGTTGAAGTGTTTCAATCGGCTTTACGATTTGGAAGATCAATGTCGCCACATGGACTGGGACGCGCGATTTGCGTTTCGCCAAGAGCACGCTGCGCCGGTGTGGGCGCTGCTTCGTAGCTACTTGGAAAACGAGATGTCGAAGGTGTCAACGAAAGAGAAGATCGGCGAAGCGAAGGGCTACTTGCTAAATCAATGGGATGGCTTAGTGAAGTACCTTGGGGATGGTCGGATCCCGATCGACAACAACGAGTGCGAACAGTTGATGAAACAGGTTGCGCTGGGTCGCAAGAACTGGCTGTTCATTGGCAGCGTAGCTGCTGGTTATCGCACGGCGGACTTAATGACGTTGTGCAGCAGCGCGATCCGCAATGACTTGGATGTCTATGCCTACATCAAAGACGTGCTCGATACGCTGTTATCCGGCAGCGCTGACTACGCGAGCTTGCGTCCAGATGCGTGGGCTAAGTCACACCCAGAATCGGTTCGTCACTACCGCGCCGAAGAGCGTCGGCAACGCAACGCCCGGCGTGACCGAGCCCGGCTCAATCGGCGCCTCAGCCAATCCGAGTCAGAA
- the tnpB gene encoding IS66 family insertion sequence element accessory protein TnpB (TnpB, as the term is used for proteins encoded by IS66 family insertion elements, is considered an accessory protein, since TnpC, encoded by a neighboring gene, is a DDE family transposase.), whose product MIALPTNTDIFLFSQPTDMRKSFCGLAGIVRDSLQREPNDGSLFLFINRSKDKLKALYWDRDGLALWYKRLESGTFERITDQGKSTVQIDAAELAMLLGGISIENAKRRKRFKAA is encoded by the coding sequence ATGATCGCTTTGCCAACCAACACCGACATCTTCCTCTTCTCTCAGCCCACCGATATGCGAAAAAGCTTTTGCGGACTGGCCGGTATCGTTCGAGATTCGTTGCAACGGGAACCCAACGACGGCAGCCTCTTCCTGTTCATCAACCGAAGCAAAGACAAGCTCAAAGCACTCTACTGGGATCGCGACGGCTTGGCACTGTGGTACAAGCGACTGGAGTCAGGAACGTTTGAGCGGATCACTGACCAAGGCAAGTCGACCGTTCAGATCGACGCGGCGGAACTAGCCATGTTGCTCGGTGGAATCTCCATCGAGAACGCCAAGCGACGCAAGCGATTCAAGGCCGCGTAA
- the tnpA gene encoding IS66 family insertion sequence element accessory protein TnpA, whose protein sequence is MTRKPDPALRQAWRELISRQSHSGLSIARFCDTQQISTASFYKWRRELSQTADQQRQTFLPVEVLPGESIDDDVPLRVRLAVGAVIEIPAQRIDVLLAVIEKIQMSGSLSLAQQEHTS, encoded by the coding sequence ATGACGCGAAAACCGGATCCTGCCCTGCGGCAGGCTTGGCGAGAATTGATCTCTCGCCAGTCACACTCGGGATTGAGCATTGCTCGGTTTTGTGACACACAGCAAATCTCGACCGCATCGTTTTACAAATGGCGGCGAGAACTCTCGCAAACGGCCGACCAACAGCGGCAGACTTTCCTGCCTGTTGAAGTTCTCCCCGGCGAATCAATCGACGACGACGTGCCCCTGCGAGTTCGATTGGCCGTCGGTGCCGTCATCGAAATCCCAGCACAGCGTATCGATGTCCTGCTGGCCGTTATCGAGAAAATTCAGATGAGCGGATCGCTCTCGCTTGCCCAGCAGGAGCACACGTCATGA
- a CDS encoding LssY C-terminal domain-containing protein — MSHAKQRFLLRLFAVTLLFWVVIAYLILPLVWDVAERDFDVLQESPRVTQTEDHHPGDPLNVAIEGSMDQLKGIMTAAGWNVAVPLGLKSDVEIVVDSVLDRPDADAPVSRLFLFERQEDIAFEQTVANSPRHRHHVRFWKMPQTSDTNRDIWIGSAAYDERVGFSHTTGEITHVTAPAIDDERDYLFDCLAKTELLNERIEIPNFHTQRSGKNGGGDPWHTDGTLYIGTIDSEKIGER; from the coding sequence ATGAGTCATGCTAAGCAACGTTTTCTGCTGCGTCTTTTTGCAGTGACGCTCCTCTTTTGGGTGGTGATTGCCTATCTGATCCTGCCCTTGGTTTGGGATGTGGCAGAACGTGATTTCGACGTCCTACAAGAAAGCCCTCGAGTCACTCAGACGGAGGACCATCATCCTGGTGATCCCCTGAACGTCGCCATTGAAGGTTCCATGGACCAGCTGAAGGGAATCATGACGGCTGCCGGCTGGAATGTAGCGGTTCCCTTGGGTTTGAAAAGTGATGTCGAGATTGTCGTCGACAGCGTTCTAGATCGTCCTGACGCCGACGCGCCGGTGAGTCGATTGTTTTTATTTGAACGGCAAGAAGACATTGCGTTCGAGCAAACTGTCGCAAACAGTCCGCGACACCGACATCATGTTCGGTTTTGGAAGATGCCTCAAACAAGCGACACGAATCGCGACATTTGGATCGGGTCAGCAGCCTATGACGAACGAGTCGGCTTCAGTCACACGACGGGAGAAATAACTCACGTGACTGCGCCAGCGATTGACGATGAACGTGATTACCTCTTCGACTGCCTTGCAAAAACTGAATTGCTCAACGAGCGAATTGAGATCCCCAATTTTCATACGCAACGATCTGGAAAAAACGGAGGCGGTGATCCTTGGCACACCGACGGGACGCTGTATATCGGAACAATCGATTCTGAGAAAATCGGTGAAAGATAG
- a CDS encoding FecR family protein, with protein MNEPRTAAFTLWNRLISGESLDVVEQQRLADLLQQEPSLHDEINADATMNALLRFTTDMQQTEDQFVQQALDRCSTMPPHALPNADVSPIGGQPGVLSDKSDPLNGVLEPAPFMGAQITVASNRHRKHEKAYSRRRRRSTWTAFTLAAAILACVSLVAWHQLNTPIPTAQTDPKDQVVQGADIAAASVPENKPTDTSHSIASGDNPPDPQNKAIDQSNEPPHGEIPRLNRPKQDEMIAQSPNAISPVRFVTLTKVDDPVWERKSMVGDRLGDEIVRLFAGSVELTFDEGAVVVVDGPIEFRPLSTGQLELRRGRLLASVPQKAIGFTVSTPTSKIVDLGTEFEVAVNDAGESNVQVLKGEVEVAPIATNGNNGQKWRLLPDNFNRASFFALPQIQGPVPVSASLHGPGGQFQGFVSLNGKTAEFTSPEAFDNVRRRAVVELVRSHENALVQWKDFVDSMQHNMQGTMKLNGQEMQFGSLQDVMQMQNRMFEDLRKAGNNAGESSFSGSININGKVMTFKTREEYEAARQSAFGPAATFGIGDVLGADPAIR; from the coding sequence ATGAATGAGCCTCGCACTGCCGCGTTCACTCTTTGGAATCGCCTGATCTCAGGTGAATCTCTCGACGTGGTTGAGCAGCAACGACTGGCCGATCTGTTGCAACAAGAGCCCTCGTTGCACGATGAGATTAATGCAGACGCGACCATGAATGCCCTGCTACGGTTCACGACCGACATGCAGCAGACTGAAGATCAATTCGTCCAGCAGGCACTCGATCGGTGCAGTACGATGCCGCCCCACGCATTGCCTAACGCCGATGTCAGCCCCATCGGGGGTCAACCCGGTGTCCTTTCGGACAAGTCCGATCCTCTCAATGGCGTTCTCGAACCGGCACCTTTTATGGGCGCGCAGATCACCGTCGCATCCAACCGCCATAGAAAACACGAGAAGGCTTATTCGAGACGACGCCGACGATCCACATGGACCGCTTTCACGTTAGCCGCCGCCATCTTGGCTTGCGTCAGTCTGGTCGCTTGGCACCAACTGAATACGCCGATACCGACCGCGCAGACCGATCCGAAAGATCAAGTCGTCCAGGGGGCAGACATCGCAGCGGCGAGCGTCCCAGAAAACAAACCAACGGACACTTCGCATTCTATCGCATCAGGCGACAATCCCCCCGACCCACAAAACAAGGCGATCGATCAATCGAATGAACCACCGCATGGAGAAATCCCGCGGTTGAACCGACCGAAACAGGACGAGATGATTGCGCAAAGTCCCAATGCGATATCCCCGGTGCGATTCGTGACACTGACCAAGGTTGACGATCCTGTCTGGGAACGCAAAAGCATGGTCGGCGATCGACTTGGAGATGAGATTGTTCGATTGTTCGCAGGCTCGGTTGAGCTGACTTTTGACGAAGGTGCGGTTGTCGTTGTCGACGGCCCTATTGAATTCCGTCCCTTGTCAACAGGCCAACTCGAACTCAGACGAGGTCGACTGCTCGCCAGTGTCCCGCAAAAGGCGATCGGCTTTACGGTCTCGACACCCACGTCAAAAATCGTTGACCTGGGGACAGAATTCGAAGTCGCCGTCAATGATGCTGGCGAGTCGAACGTCCAGGTGCTCAAAGGAGAAGTTGAAGTTGCACCGATCGCCACGAACGGAAACAACGGTCAAAAATGGCGACTATTGCCCGACAACTTCAATCGCGCATCCTTTTTTGCGCTTCCGCAAATACAGGGACCAGTCCCCGTCTCGGCGTCGCTCCACGGACCGGGTGGTCAGTTTCAGGGGTTCGTTAGCCTCAACGGAAAGACAGCCGAATTCACTTCCCCGGAAGCTTTCGACAATGTTCGACGCCGCGCCGTCGTGGAACTGGTCCGGTCTCACGAGAACGCATTGGTGCAATGGAAAGACTTCGTCGATTCCATGCAGCACAACATGCAGGGGACCATGAAGCTGAATGGACAGGAGATGCAGTTCGGCAGCTTGCAGGATGTGATGCAAATGCAAAACAGGATGTTTGAGGACCTGCGGAAGGCCGGCAACAACGCGGGCGAGTCAAGTTTCAGCGGTTCGATCAACATCAACGGCAAAGTAATGACCTTCAAGACCCGCGAAGAATACGAAGCAGCCCGCCAATCCGCGTTCGGCCCCGCCGCCACATTCGGAATCGGAGACGTTCTTGGAGCAGACCCGGCAATTCGTTGA
- a CDS encoding RNA polymerase sigma factor codes for MTADSNAIETELIEKARENPREAFEAVLRLYQSDVRVLMRRYFGNSAEADEVAQEVFVQVYQSMAKFRQEGSLRAWVMSIARNQILLYFRNETRRRRLTGVIIPPEILEIDATTTDADPFEHETADSELNALQDCLHRLGDKPRALVEAFYFQGTSAESLAAENGKNAGGIRMMLMRIRKQLGKCIRAKLNLENGGSHE; via the coding sequence TTGACAGCGGACAGCAATGCGATTGAAACAGAACTCATAGAAAAGGCACGTGAAAACCCACGCGAGGCCTTCGAGGCAGTACTGCGCCTTTACCAATCCGATGTTCGTGTCTTGATGCGAAGGTATTTCGGCAATTCCGCCGAGGCAGATGAAGTGGCCCAGGAGGTCTTTGTGCAGGTCTATCAGAGCATGGCGAAGTTTCGACAGGAGGGCAGCCTTCGTGCCTGGGTGATGTCGATTGCCCGAAATCAAATCCTGCTGTACTTCCGAAATGAGACGCGACGCCGACGCCTGACGGGCGTGATCATTCCACCCGAAATACTTGAAATCGACGCCACAACGACCGATGCCGATCCGTTTGAGCACGAAACAGCGGACTCTGAACTCAATGCACTTCAGGACTGTTTGCACCGCCTGGGCGACAAGCCGCGTGCCTTGGTTGAAGCATTCTATTTTCAGGGAACGTCTGCTGAGTCCCTTGCTGCAGAGAATGGAAAGAACGCGGGGGGCATCCGGATGATGTTGATGCGGATCAGAAAACAATTGGGCAAGTGCATTCGCGCGAAGCTCAACCTTGAAAACGGGGGAAGCCATGAATGA
- a CDS encoding AAA family ATPase translates to MSLDTGVQCIACGRVKRVSQEHLGRRLKCNCGNIAVIEQQALISLPPKTSRPSVATPPPPRVGGEHAPLPDDQLAVIESLRDSFRNITTQLSTVIVGQQAVIEEVLISIFCRGHVLLTGVPGLAKTLLIDSISKVLDLDFRRIQFTPDLMPADITGTEVLQEDRTTGTRNFQFVEGPVFSNMVLADEINRAPPKTQAALLEAMQERHVTIAGQTMKLPSPFFVMATQNPIEQEGTYPLPEAQLDRFLFNCVVDYPESADEFRIIKQATSGHQPTLDKLLDAEQIQKLQEAVRNIPAADHVIAYARDLVQATRPNGGDAPGFIKEMIGWGAGPRAGIALIIAAKARAVLHGRLHATTGDVASVALPVLRHRIVTTFHAEAAGVQRDDVIRKLIEVIRPKPPKA, encoded by the coding sequence ATGTCTCTTGATACTGGAGTGCAGTGCATCGCCTGTGGGCGTGTCAAACGGGTTAGCCAAGAGCACCTCGGTCGCCGCCTGAAATGCAACTGCGGCAATATCGCTGTTATTGAGCAGCAGGCGTTGATTTCTCTGCCGCCCAAGACATCTCGACCGTCAGTCGCGACGCCGCCACCGCCTCGAGTTGGGGGTGAACACGCTCCGCTTCCGGATGATCAACTGGCCGTCATCGAATCGCTTCGCGATTCCTTTCGCAACATCACGACGCAATTGTCGACGGTCATCGTGGGTCAGCAAGCCGTCATTGAAGAGGTGCTGATTTCGATCTTTTGTCGAGGTCACGTGTTGCTCACAGGAGTTCCCGGCCTAGCAAAGACACTGTTGATTGACAGTATCTCGAAAGTCCTGGATCTTGATTTTCGACGAATTCAATTTACCCCTGACCTCATGCCCGCTGACATCACGGGAACGGAGGTGCTGCAGGAGGATCGAACGACGGGAACGAGGAACTTTCAGTTCGTGGAAGGTCCCGTCTTCAGCAACATGGTTCTGGCCGACGAAATCAACCGGGCACCGCCGAAGACGCAAGCCGCACTACTGGAGGCGATGCAGGAGCGGCATGTCACGATCGCTGGGCAGACGATGAAGTTGCCGTCCCCGTTCTTTGTAATGGCCACGCAAAATCCGATCGAGCAGGAAGGGACGTATCCGCTGCCTGAAGCCCAGCTTGACCGTTTCCTCTTCAATTGTGTCGTCGATTACCCCGAGTCTGCGGACGAATTTCGAATCATCAAACAAGCGACATCCGGTCATCAGCCGACCTTGGACAAGCTCCTCGACGCCGAGCAAATTCAAAAGCTCCAGGAGGCCGTGAGGAACATTCCAGCGGCCGACCATGTCATCGCATACGCCCGGGATCTCGTTCAGGCAACTCGACCTAACGGAGGAGACGCGCCTGGATTCATTAAAGAGATGATCGGTTGGGGAGCCGGTCCTCGCGCAGGAATTGCGTTGATCATCGCCGCCAAGGCACGTGCTGTTCTGCACGGGCGGCTGCATGCGACCACGGGGGATGTTGCCTCCGTGGCCCTGCCTGTGCTGCGACATCGGATCGTGACCACATTCCATGCGGAAGCGGCCGGGGTGCAGCGCGATGACGTGATTCGAAAACTGATCGAAGTGATTCGTCCGAAACCGCCCAAGGCATAA
- a CDS encoding DUF58 domain-containing protein — protein sequence MSSLQIPAYMKLLPADAQAQLARCTVSARGRVAGFKAGNHRSPFLGSSTEFAEHREYSPGDDPRDLDWRVFAKQDRYCVKQYVEETNLRATILLDSSASMRFQGNAASSVDGAKHSKFDYAKHIAAMLSFLFVRQGDAVGFIQFDSEVRTQLPARGSNSHFRRVLQLLDAATPENASDAPSALHEAAERIPRRGIVILLSDLLCDSQTLMQALHHLRYRKHEVIVFQILSEEELTFPYKDAVQFRDLEGTVDDIDLDPSAIRAEYLRQFTGFLNDLEQSCRGIPVDYVRLNTKDSYVSALSNYLGQRNGGRR from the coding sequence ATGTCATCCCTGCAAATACCTGCGTACATGAAATTGCTGCCCGCCGATGCACAAGCTCAGCTTGCGCGTTGTACGGTGTCTGCGCGCGGTCGAGTCGCGGGATTCAAGGCAGGGAATCATCGTAGCCCATTTCTCGGATCGTCCACGGAGTTTGCTGAGCATCGCGAGTACAGTCCGGGGGATGATCCGCGCGATCTGGACTGGCGCGTGTTTGCCAAACAGGACCGGTACTGTGTGAAGCAGTACGTGGAAGAGACGAATCTGCGTGCCACCATTCTGCTCGATTCTTCGGCCTCGATGCGATTTCAAGGGAATGCGGCAAGCTCCGTCGACGGGGCCAAGCATTCGAAGTTCGACTACGCAAAGCACATCGCGGCCATGCTGTCGTTCCTTTTCGTTCGGCAGGGTGACGCGGTGGGTTTCATTCAGTTTGATTCCGAAGTTCGGACTCAGTTGCCGGCTCGAGGAAGCAATAGCCATTTCCGAAGAGTGCTGCAGTTGTTGGATGCGGCTACTCCAGAAAACGCGTCGGATGCACCGTCGGCGCTGCATGAAGCTGCCGAGCGAATTCCGCGTCGGGGCATTGTGATTCTGCTCAGCGACCTGCTGTGTGATTCGCAGACGCTGATGCAGGCATTGCATCACCTGCGTTACCGGAAACATGAAGTCATCGTTTTTCAGATTTTGTCAGAAGAGGAACTGACGTTTCCCTACAAAGATGCCGTTCAATTTCGCGATCTGGAAGGGACTGTCGATGACATCGACCTGGACCCGTCGGCGATTCGCGCGGAGTATCTGCGTCAATTCACGGGCTTTCTGAATGACCTGGAACAGAGCTGTCGGGGCATCCCGGTGGATTATGTTCGGCTGAATACCAAGGACTCCTATGTCAGTGCGTTGAGCAACTATCTCGGACAACGCAATGGAGGTCGGAGATGA
- a CDS encoding VWA domain-containing protein, with protein MTLLNGVAMFAVLTVIVPILIHLRKRRKSKVVDWPAMHFLTRTVTSRRRGVTLENLLLLLLRCLLVLLFVLAMARPAIESGRTFSWLIFFLLAGCGLLLLTMAIVSGWQLRNRIIGVIAAALLFAVATATLSVGPASLVDSEMDRDIALVIDSSMTMTVGDGEASHFEKAIAQTRSLVETLTGNSTVSIVLAGPITETVEGSPFRNLRRADEVLGTLAPVAGDSDLGSAIQQATSLLKRTPNTRKQVLLLTDDQLCAWESLENTLPLAGGSNAVAAGERRSLPKSLSNGNASLPAPSSRPSQREDEVGFETVSSAEIACAAIVAHMPKKTTNVSVDRLEIKSSLVTAGRPVSIEVEVRNGGSTTVQNVAVKLLVDGREAAADSLIQVEPGVSSTVRFLQAFPKSGQHVVSGSIEIADQLSEDNRIDSVIDVIPHLSILVVNGSTDPDPAQQSATFVQLALDPTSLREPPNGDDIGNANRAIIATSIEASRLEEIDSLESFQLVMLCDVPRLPIDAAERLARFVQEGGGLWVIPGEQADTSFYNHWRVPQSDESIMPAQLGQRTQWIGEPTPDGRIPRLGVALDVAGRPFISDLFERGGHDLADISLFQFWSMTPSEQAIVGMRLTNGESLFAEQSLGRGRVLVQSVSLARRDSTFPATLGFPVLMHLWTHHLAASHTVTSNIEPTSDFLTDMSERMDPTQRIGTLQLSEPSGSKREITVSWEQDSPVAQVGRVAVPGIYELKHAKTGAPVTSFAVHRNKDESDLSAVSEDRLSEVSRELGIEFIDDVCQLAAPVVSETVGAEIWDTLLFTVLWLLAGESLVTKWIRSRRKVAPTKASESNGLQVNPFPVAPFATAMKSSGLWEDVSKGESVGASVGAP; from the coding sequence ATGACGCTCTTGAACGGCGTGGCGATGTTCGCTGTTCTGACGGTGATCGTCCCAATCCTGATCCACCTACGGAAGCGGCGCAAGTCGAAAGTCGTCGACTGGCCCGCGATGCATTTCTTGACGCGGACAGTGACCAGCCGACGTCGTGGTGTAACGTTGGAGAATCTGCTGCTGTTGCTGCTACGTTGTTTATTGGTGTTGTTGTTTGTGCTCGCTATGGCGCGACCGGCGATCGAATCGGGTCGAACCTTTTCATGGCTGATTTTCTTTCTACTTGCCGGATGCGGACTGCTGTTGTTGACGATGGCAATTGTCAGTGGATGGCAACTCCGCAATCGGATCATCGGAGTGATAGCGGCTGCTCTTCTGTTTGCAGTTGCAACGGCGACGCTTTCGGTCGGCCCCGCGTCACTTGTTGATTCCGAGATGGATCGCGACATCGCCCTCGTGATCGACAGTTCAATGACGATGACGGTAGGCGATGGTGAAGCGTCTCATTTTGAGAAAGCGATTGCGCAGACGCGATCCCTTGTCGAAACGCTCACGGGGAATTCGACGGTCTCGATCGTGTTGGCTGGCCCAATCACTGAAACGGTCGAGGGTTCGCCCTTCCGAAATCTTCGCAGGGCCGACGAGGTACTCGGCACGCTTGCGCCAGTCGCTGGTGATTCAGATTTGGGGTCCGCTATCCAACAGGCAACGTCCCTGCTCAAGAGGACTCCCAATACCCGTAAGCAAGTCTTGCTGTTGACCGACGATCAACTCTGTGCGTGGGAGTCTCTTGAAAACACCCTCCCGCTTGCTGGAGGGTCGAACGCGGTAGCGGCCGGGGAGCGAAGATCGCTCCCGAAAAGTTTGTCAAACGGCAACGCCTCTCTCCCCGCTCCTTCCTCGCGACCCTCCCAGAGGGAGGATGAAGTGGGTTTTGAAACAGTCTCTAGCGCTGAGATTGCCTGCGCCGCGATTGTGGCGCACATGCCGAAGAAGACAACGAATGTTTCCGTCGATCGTCTGGAAATCAAATCGTCGCTCGTGACTGCTGGCCGACCGGTCTCGATCGAGGTTGAAGTTCGAAATGGTGGATCAACGACGGTTCAAAACGTTGCAGTGAAGCTGCTGGTTGATGGCAGGGAAGCAGCAGCCGACTCGCTGATCCAAGTCGAGCCCGGAGTGAGTTCGACTGTTCGATTCCTGCAAGCGTTTCCCAAGTCGGGACAACATGTTGTTTCCGGCTCCATCGAGATCGCTGATCAATTGTCGGAGGATAACCGGATCGATTCAGTGATTGACGTGATCCCGCACTTGTCGATTCTGGTCGTCAATGGAAGCACTGATCCCGATCCCGCGCAGCAGTCCGCGACATTTGTCCAACTCGCACTTGATCCGACGAGTCTTCGTGAGCCACCAAACGGTGACGATATCGGCAACGCCAACCGCGCTATCATCGCGACGAGCATCGAAGCCAGCCGCTTGGAAGAGATCGACTCGCTGGAGAGCTTTCAGTTGGTCATGTTGTGCGACGTTCCGCGTCTGCCCATCGATGCGGCAGAACGGCTTGCCCGCTTTGTGCAAGAAGGCGGTGGACTGTGGGTTATCCCCGGCGAGCAGGCTGACACTTCGTTCTACAACCATTGGCGAGTTCCACAGTCTGACGAATCGATCATGCCGGCTCAGTTGGGTCAGCGAACCCAATGGATTGGCGAACCCACGCCGGATGGTCGCATACCAAGGCTGGGCGTGGCTCTTGACGTTGCGGGCAGGCCATTTATCAGTGACTTGTTCGAGCGAGGTGGCCACGATCTTGCGGACATCTCCCTGTTTCAGTTCTGGAGCATGACTCCCTCCGAACAGGCAATCGTCGGCATGCGACTGACCAACGGCGAATCGCTCTTTGCAGAACAGTCTCTTGGGCGAGGACGCGTGTTGGTACAGAGTGTTTCACTTGCGCGGCGAGACAGCACGTTTCCGGCAACCCTCGGTTTTCCGGTGTTGATGCATCTTTGGACTCATCATCTTGCCGCATCGCACACGGTGACATCCAACATCGAGCCGACCTCCGATTTCTTGACCGACATGTCTGAGAGAATGGATCCCACGCAGAGAATCGGAACGCTACAGTTAAGCGAGCCGAGCGGCTCAAAGCGAGAGATTACCGTTTCATGGGAGCAGGACTCTCCGGTCGCTCAAGTCGGCCGTGTGGCTGTTCCTGGTATCTACGAGCTGAAACACGCAAAGACGGGGGCACCCGTCACCAGCTTCGCCGTTCACCGCAACAAGGACGAGTCCGATCTTTCTGCTGTCTCGGAAGACCGGCTGAGCGAGGTCAGTCGTGAACTTGGCATTGAGTTCATTGACGATGTATGTCAACTGGCTGCGCCGGTTGTCTCGGAGACTGTTGGAGCAGAGATCTGGGACACTTTGCTGTTCACCGTGCTGTGGCTGCTGGCCGGAGAGAGCCTGGTGACGAAGTGGATACGAAGTCGTCGGAAAGTCGCTCCAACTAAGGCTTCCGAGTCCAACGGTTTGCAAGTCAATCCGTTTCCCGTTGCTCCATTTGCGACCGCGATGAAAAGTTCAGGCCTTTGGGAGGATGTCTCCAAAGGCGAATCCGTGGGCGCATCAGTGGGGGCACCATGA